Genomic DNA from Scomber scombrus chromosome 21, fScoSco1.1, whole genome shotgun sequence:
agatGTACCCGCTTCACCCTTCGCTGAGGCTGGAAAAGACGAGGAACGCTCCTCTGCATCAGAGTCAACCAGGTTAACCAagtctgtcttcctctctgcgAGCTTCTGGGAGGTTTGGCTCAGGAAGTCAAACACAGGCAACTCCTCATCTAGGTCACTGCTGAAGTCACTGTAGCTGCCCATGCTTTGTCATGTCCAGGCTTAAGTTACTGCGTATAGATAAAAGGCAATAATTATGAcgcattttattttacagtcccTTGAAATTCATAACACATATCTGCAAATGTTCTATGTAATTTCCAGACATTTACCACTTAATTTCAGGGACATTTGACAGAAAGAAATATGGAGCAATTTGCCACAACTTATAAGAAAAAGATGGTGAAAGTGTTAGATTCTCATTATATTTTGGTTCCTCGTTGTTAAttaacacaaaatatgaataaatgaacagaacATACTTCATTTATATCAGTACTGGAACATTAGATTCTTTATTAAAAACTCTTTAATGAGTTAATTTCCCATATACTACCAAATGTTTGACTATTCTAACAAATGTCCTCCAAATGAACAGTTACACAGCAGCTATTTAAAGGAAACTggtgaagaggaaagaaggatatgAAACTACAACctatacatatatttttcttatcatttGTACCAAACTGCACTGCACTAGCTACACTCTCTATAAAATATCCTAAAAATTAACCATTAAATACATGCAAATGCCTGTTTCTGCCTCCAGAAGTGGGTTTCTCTGTGGTAACAAGAACTGCACCAAACCTCATTCAGAAATCTAGCAAATTTGGATTTCTTAGTTTATAAGTGAGTGAACACAAACTGTCAGACTATGACATGAAGCTATCAGAAGGTAGAGGTATTCTGGTCATTTCGGCGTACATGTACTCTACCATGCAgaatgtatttcaattaaatgcaGATTTATAACACATAAAATTAGACCTATTGCCTCTGTGTTCTGTTGTTAGAAGATGAAGAGGATACATTACACAACTCGCTTATGTTAGTAGCAGAACTCGTTGTTGCTTTGTGAATAGCAGAACATAACTTCTCTAGCTTTGTCAAACTGAACTGACCTGGAaaattagttactttttaaattgaGTTTGGCAGAGCAATGACAGCCACTACAAACATGATTCAAACCTCTGTAACCTCTATGGACACTAATGGACACTAGCACACATTAGGTTAGCTGGAAGCGACTTTATGACTGTAGTTTGCATACTCACTTTCTTCGAAATCTCGCATACAGAAGTGTTCATTAAGACGTCAGATAGTTAGGAAGATGTTAGCTACTAACTCTAACTAAGAACAACTTATTGAGATCTGCAAACACCTCGTAAAGTCGCCTCTCTGGTGGACGAAAGCTTATTTGATTCACCCGGGTCTGCAAGCTAGTGTTGTGTTCAGGTGCCACGGTAAATCTGTTCACATTTACCACACACAAAGCACTGCGTAACACATTTGAGCTTGttgtattgaaaaaaaaatcattatatattattctgGCAAATATTTTATCCAGACCCGCCTACGAAtatctgcatttaaaagtaTTGTTCATAgccgttttttttaattactggGCTGAAAAAAATGTTAGTTTTGATCGCATCTATAGTTAAGTAGCTACGATAAACAGTATGCTCAGTGTGTTGTTACGGTCTACGAGCTTTCTTGGGGAACCTGAATGCAGCAGAAGTATTCGGATGTGACGCAGTTACTGTGACGTAAGGGACATCGTCAAAGATGGCAGCGCTGGCGTCCTTGATGCTAAAGTCCCGAGGAGGTATCACGTctctaaatgaacattttacTAATTATTCACATGTTTATTAATGGCGTATGAAAATGCAAGCAGGGTTAATTCATTTCCAGTAGTTCTGTGCTTAATGTAAACGGGCGTTTTAAACAGCGGCGTGATTTACATGCTAACGTAGCTAGCTGTGTTAGCTAGAGGATGTGTAGTTCAGCACTGAATGTCAAAGATAGTGATGTAGCTCTAAAAGCAAACCATGACAATTCACTAGTTGCcaattaatgtaataataacataCTAATCAGCTAACCAGTTTAGACGTTTGTTGAAAATTACTGATGTTTCTTCAACACGTGACACACAAaactgtaattttaatgaatgtttttaaaaaatgatttaatgtaCTCCATGCTACCATCCACTGTGTACTTTATTGGAAAAATACACAATGACACAATGTACGTCTCaatgatttaatgtgttttattgggAGTTTCCATCAAATAAGTAAGACTTTGTTAAATTGGTCAGAAGTTGAATGAAGTCTGGTGTGCTGTGATTAGTTTACAGCACATATTAGCCAGAACTCAACGTTTATGTGAGTTGGTATGAATTTCTGTATGTTGCTGGTTTCAGGGCTGTTGGTACCTGCTCAGTCATCTCTACTGGACTCTGTGAGGTTTGCCAGTAAGAAGGCAGGAGGCAGCAGTAAGAACCTGGGAGGAAAGAGCCCAGGACAGAGATACGGCTTCAAGAAACAAGATGGTAATTtataaaagtcattttaatcTCATAGGTGTCATGGTTGTTCTTCCCCAGCCGtttatttaagattattttatcaAAGTAGCAGCTTTGTAATGCTCAGATATatgtaatgttttcattttcaaactacAATGGTTTCTGGTATATAGCATAAGAGTACACTCATGTTACTGTTGCAGGGTTGCCACTAATGACTATtgtcattactgattaatctgcAGATCATTTATCTCAATTTTGTGAAAAACGCATGTTCTAATATTCCCACAGTTAAAagtgacatctttaaatgtcttgtgttGTCCAAACATCAGTCCAAAAGCAAAAGAGACTGAAGTTaatatcatgtatgacaaagaaaagtttCAGATCCTCACATTTGATAAGCCGGTACCATCATTTTTGTTGATCCATCAATGGACTAATGGTTGTAGCTATAAATAGGCTATTATTCATCATTAAAGACTTGTAGCAATGCTCTCATTGATTATTAATACTTCAATTCATATTCTAATAAATATTTGGATTTGATCTCGCTGTCACCATCACTCTCTGTCACAGAAGTGGAATGATGCTGCATTCTTTTCCACCTCCGGAACTTTATGACCCAAAACCTGAAGCTTCCTCTAacccaggcatgtccaaactattccataaagagttgtgtacctgcaggtttttgttccaaccaatcaagagtaCGATCAACTGTCTGAAGTTGATCGTATCAGTTAAATTAATTGATGATTAAATGAGTCgagtctggtgtgctcctgcttagTGGGAATGAAATCCTGCAGCCACATGggcctttatggaatagttagGACATTCCTGGTCTAACCTGAACTTGTTCTAGGTATGTTTCTTAAACCAGAACATTTGAGCAGTTACATTTATTCCTTCCCCCTGAGAGGTCCTGAAAGTTAGACTTAGTTCCTCCTGAGCCAGTAGTAGAACAATGAGTGCACCTTAAGTTACAAGTCAGTTCCTGGCATGTAAAAGGTCTTCTAACTGATTTGCTGATGAGAATATTAAGTTTAGAGATATTATCAAGGCGTTGAATTTATTTAATCTaacatttcttttcatctgtttcCAAGGAAACTTTGTCCATGCAGGTAACGTCCTTGCAACACAGAGGATGACGAGGTATCACCCAGGAGCTCACGTACGTACACATTTACTTTGAGTCTCTGTGGTAAAAATGTTGATCTGATGTGATTTCAGTGTTAAATGTTCACTTCTTGTCCTGTAGGTGGGGATGGGAACCAACAAGACACTGTTCGCTATGGAGGACGGTTACGTCAGGTTCACCAAGGAGGTCTACATCCCAGCACCACGCAGCCCAGAGGTCACCAAGGTCATCACCAAGCTGCCTAAAGGAGCTGTGCTTTATAAGACCTTTATCAGCATCATACCAGTCAAACAGGAGGGTAAGTTTAAACTGGTGGACATGGTCTAAAAGGGACTGGACTCAACTGGACTGTGAAGTCATACTTATAGATCAAGCAGGATTTGGTTTGGTGAAAACACATCATGTGGATCCTGGTGGACTGCAGCAGCTTTGACTCATATCAGGTGATTTCACTAATGAACACAGCTTccagcagagcagagggagCAATCAGTGATATCAGCTGTAATACTAAAACCTGCAGACTCTCAGCCTCTGTGACACATTTGCTGGCTAATAAAGATTTTTATGTGTATGTCTTCATGTTGAATAAGTTGAGGTTTTTGTTCTGTGTATTATGTGTTATATTAATAAgtagtggaagaagtattcaaagtctttacttaagtaaaaaattaattaattaaagaaataCTCAAGTGCTTCCAAAGTGTACTTAGATACACTCCACCGCTGATACTGTTCTTCACATCATTGTTAGTAACTGCTTTAACAGCTAGTCTCTTCTCCATCAGCCTACTATTATCTGCCAACGTGTGAGGTGAACAAAAGGTGACATCATGAACAGTATTTCAACGCACCATTcagaaattaaaacatacaaaaactgAGGTCAACTTATTCAACAACTACTTaggttgtttgtttatgttaccatggagatcttAATGTCAGTCAAATCTGATTACGCCTTACAGTCCTGTTTAAgcaaattttaattttttagagTTAAACTAAATTTAAACAGCAGTTGTCAGGGATTTTAAACAAGTTTTTCAAGTACTTcatcttttttaacttttttaactttttacacCCTTGAAAAGTTTAATACCAAAACTGACCACAAGATGTCCCCAGATcactttcaaatgattttgcTGTGAGAATCATTTATCTCCAAAAGTTttcatgaacacatttttttttaatctgtttttaacttttggCAGTGCCTTGTTTTAGACAATCTTatgttttttatggattttaaaCTGCTTATTTAAAAAGAAGTATGATCATTTTCTCAATATACAAAGGAAcatgcatataaaaaaataaaaatcagagtAGGAGATGCATGACCTTTAATTGGCAGTGAAATATTGCAGCTCTGTGTCTTGATTGCTCAGTCAGttacatataaatacaacttTGATGATCTGTCTTACTACAGCCCTTATCATTTGAGATTCCGTTGTCATTCAAGTATGATCAaaccacatacatacataagtGTATAATTATTTGAAATTCATCACTAAagaaggatttttttctttactgtagcTGGAGAAAACTGccttgataaaaataaaaacatttttattgctgGAAAAGTGCAATACCACAAGTGACCACAGCATGTCATGCAATCACTATGTTGTGTGCTCCAGTCTGCATCAGGATCAGTGTCCAGATTGCATGTTTATACTGCAAGTCTGCTTCAAATATTAGATTTACAATGCagttagtaaaaaaaacagaagtaaaCGTGCTTCCTGAAGTCTAAATGCTCAGTTTGCAAAACATAAATCTTCCTCACTCAGGCATTGCTCTTCATGTGGACAATCGTTTGATTTGCTGTGAATGTTAAAGGCTTCTCAGCAAGGTGTTTTGTCAGCAAGTCTTTGGAAAACCTTTCAACAGGAATCAGGAGATAAATTAGGACAGTTGTATTTCAGGGGCTTGTGGTATGCGGCGGGAGTGTTGGTAACGCCTGGTACACTGTATGGGAGTTGGAACGCCGTCATGAGACAGAACAGGTGATGAATGTGAGGAGTTCATAGACATTGAGTTCTAATTCTTAAATAGTGGAGGGTAAATCACTTGGGATGATTGAGGGTCATTGTGCACTCCACTGCCTGACTGGATAATGGACCAGGGATAAACTAAAGGGTGTTTTAATAAGTGTAAGCATTTGGATTCTAAGATCTCCTTTACTGCTGACTCAAAAACAAATGACTCCTTAAGTTACAGAACAACCACTGGCTATTGGGCAAGATCCACATTCTTGGTTCTCAGTGCAAGCCAGCATTAGTGCAGGTCATCCTCAATGGATGCAATAAGTACAATAAACAGCTCAACCAGATGCTTCCTGGTTGTAGGGGTTTTTGTCCTATGTGGTTAGTGTTTGTTCTGGGTTAAAGAGTAACACTATGATGCCATACTTTCTTTCATACGCTAAGTAACAATCATTAGTGAAGTGCTTCAGGCTCAACAGAGTTACTGTTTAAACAATGACTGGACTTTCCTGGACCTCTTACACTAAATTATTTTAGTTAATCTAATGCAGCCAATATGTTTAGTGACCATGATGACCCCCCAACTTCCCTCTAGTCCAACCTACTTTTAGTGGGATGTCTTGACAACCATTAGATCCATTACTGTTGTACCCAGAGGATAAACCCTAGAGATACTGCTAATTCCTTCTTGTAAATTCTCACTTATCTAGGGAAGTGTCTCAAAATCTACTAGATGGCattgaaaagaaatgtgtagGGACATTCATGACATCCAGACAGTGTAACTTAATGACTTTAGGGATGCCCTGactttcctctagtgccaccataaTGTTGATATTTGTGGTAATGAGTGAAATTACTTAACAGCTATTGGGTGGATTGCCATCAAATTTGGTTCAGATatgaattgtaataattttGATCCTTTTACTTTTTGTCTTGGTCATCAGCAGGTCAAACATTTTAGTCAGTTCAATGTGACCAAAtacaaaactaatgacattcccattagcctcagatgtactttgtgtttaattaTAGTTAGTAAATGTGACGTTGCTACTACACCAAACTAAGATGGTGATCCTGGTAATCATCAGCAAAATATCACTCATTTTGAGCATCATAGTGTGctcatgttagcatttagctcaaaaccCAGCTGTTACTGAATACAGCTTCACAGATGTGCTAGCAGATGTGACTATACATCTTGTGACTATACAGAAAATTGTcaattttttcttaaattatatCATTGTAGTGAATTATGAATCCTAAAATAATTAGATTTTGCTTGGTGTCAGTAGACAGCTTTAGCACCccataatataaatgtgtttttttagagGTTTCTAGACCCTTATAAGAGTAAAAGTCTGATGGAAAAGCTAAACATTTGggatttaatttgattaaatccTAGTGGAGTCAAAGGCATTGTATAATAGACTTTAAAAAGCCTTATCTGTCACTAAAGAATCAATtgtcaaacttttaaatacatccCCCCATTATACCATTCTTGGAAAAACACAATGCAATGCCTGCCAGTAACAATGTCGAGCACGTCAGTCTCACCCTTGGGGAGTGTACAGCTTGAGTCAGAGTCATTATCATGAGAATACTTTCTAACAAAATCACAGAGATCTATCAACAGTTCTGTCTCGAAACACAAGCTTTCCCCGAAACTCTTTTCTTGTCTACAATGTCGTCAATTGTTTCTAACAACAGCCGTGTTCCTCCTCATGCTGTGGCTTGGCAACGAACTCTAGAGCCGTCAGGGAGCTCTGCGCTGGTCAGTACGAGGAGGCCGAGCCTTGGGGTGCTCTGGATGGTTGACTGGGGTTGCTGTGGCATCACTGAGGTGTGATTGATCTTGTGTATGGACTGACAGGTGAACATCCAGAGTCTGCAGATCTGCAGGTCAAATTTCAAGGGAATGCCGAAGGGTTTCTTCATATGTTGGTGGAGGCTTGATGGGGATGTGACAAAGGAAATATTATGATGTAACATATTTAAAGCCAACTGTACACAAAAAGTTCAGTTTATCAGTCAGTGAAGATCTaacaaaaagattatttttgtgCCATTATGGGTAATCTTTGCTTATTTCCAGACCTCTGATTCACACTAACATCTCTGATTTGTTCAGCAATTAAAATAGGTCTGGTGTTGTACTCACCAACAGCAGCCAGTTAGAAGAATAAAAACCATCAATCAGAGATTTTGTAGGCAATATTAAGAATCTGGGCATCAGCTTCTTATGTAACTATCCACTTACATGAAAAATAGCAACAGAAATATGGCcacatcattttaacatgacaCTCAAGCTAAATCCTCAATGTCATGATGTATTGTTCTTGAAAACTTATAATTTGATTAGCCAATTCAGCATAAAGTATGAAAGCAGGCAATAAAGCCAGCCTGGCTCTgtttaatggtaaaaaaaaaaaaacaacacctttTAAATCTTTCAATACCCAAAGCTTATGACCATAGGTGAGAGTTTGAACTGGTAAATAACTATATGTCCCAAAATgtgaattattcctttaatattATTGATGTTACTGAAGTGACATGAATGTATTAAACATTTTGCTGGTAAAACTACATTCCTCTAATTTCCTAATATATTTACATACCACCAACTAGTCTCGTGACCCAGTGTATATCACTGTGTATGCTCACCTCATCAGGGCAGCCACTCAGGCCAAAACGGTTTGCAATCATATTGTGGATGTGTCTCTGCCTGTCCTTCTTACGGACGCTCTCGTAGGAAGGCAGCCGCGGCAGAGGTCCACCCAAGTGGTAGTCATTTGGCATCCCTATAATAAACAGCCCTCCAGGAAgctaaatcacacacacagacatcaacaAATGTTTTGATAAGAAACACAAAATCATAATTCTCATCAGTTCCTGAAATTGTGATGTTAAACTTTTTACCTGTGATCCAAGAGCTCCTTGGTTTATGGCAGCATTGTGCTCATTATGATTAATGCCAATCAAAGAGTGCCTGCTGTTATACTGTGGAGATTCATCCTAGGAAGGGAGATCATCAGGGACCAGTtatagtttttcatttttattttttattttaaattaacagtTTGTTGATGTTAGTAATATATTAAGGTCAGAGTCCATGGCAATTTGTTTCCACTTTCCATTCTCCATACTAATTGTATACAGAATACCAATTTACATAGTTTTGTCACCTTCTTTATGGGAGATTTAAAATGcctacataaaaataaatcaaacaaataaattaagtggaaataatacacatttatattgtatttcctttatatgtgtgtatctgttttaCACTTAATTgcaaaaatatatgttaaaaggACAACAATGaccttttttgtctttaatagCTAACTTAAGTGTCACTGTGACATGACTTT
This window encodes:
- the mrpl27 gene encoding 39S ribosomal protein L27, mitochondrial; amino-acid sequence: MAALASLMLKSRGGLLVPAQSSLLDSVRFASKKAGGSSKNLGGKSPGQRYGFKKQDGNFVHAGNVLATQRMTRYHPGAHVGMGTNKTLFAMEDGYVRFTKEVYIPAPRSPEVTKVITKLPKGAVLYKTFISIIPVKQEGKFKLVDMV